TCGGCATGGTTTCAGAGAGTAGCCCTGCAAGATTCCCGCTTTCATCACGGATCGTCCTCTTCAACTATTTCGGTGGTGACATCTTCCCTGCCGAGGAGATCAAGTTAATCCCCGGGGACAAGTTCTTATTCCATCTGGATGATTCCGCTGCGATCGATTATCTTGAGAGGAAACCGCCGATGAAAGGAGCATCCGACGACCGCTATTCCAGCAACTATGCCTGGGAGGTGACGAAGAGCAGGGAAGAGCTCGAAAAGACGATCAACCAGAAAATCCCGATCGGCAGCCTCGCAGACCTTCAGGAAGTCAGAAAAGGAAGATCGGGACGGATCATCGAGATGAGATTTTCCGGAAGCGCAGGCGAGTTCACCGTGAAGGGGCTCAACATCCGCAACGCCCTCCAGCTAAAGGATACCCTCTTCACGATGCACAAGAAGCAAGGTTCTGACGGAACGTTGCTCTCCGTGACATTTTCCGGGAAGGGATGGGGGCACGGAGTCGGGCTATGCCAGGTGGGTGCCTACGGGATGGCAATCCGCGGCAAGACCTATGAAGAAATCCTCAAATGGTATTACACTGGAATCGACCTGATAAGAGCCTACGATTGAAGAGATGTTTCTTCAAGGTAACAAGCATTTAGTTGCATCATGCGACCAGCACGGAATCTTCGGATTTGATTTTCTGTGGTCATGGAACCTATATTTAAAAGAGGGGTCATGTTGGCCGGGAGGAGTGACAGGGCGAAGGTCAGGCTTCTTGGACTGATCGTCGTTCTGATCCTCTCTTTCCTTTTCATCTTGCTGAGATATCTTTTGCAGACAGGATGAATGGAGTTTGACGATGTCAAACTTTCTGATGAAGGCGGGGATCTTCGTCCTGGCGTGCAATGCTATATTCCTTCTCATCGATACATTCCTTTTCAAAGAGAGGAGCGTCTTAAACGACTTCATCGATGACATCTTCTATGGCGGCGCTGGATTGCTGGCGGCGGGAGTTCTTGTAAAGGTCCTTGGCAGCGGGATCAGCGCGATTTCCATAAAGAGATGCCCGAGATGCGGGAAACCAGTGGAGAAGAACTCAATATATTGTGAGACTCATCTTAAAGAGACCATCAACGAGTACCAGGACCAGCTCCATAACGCTAAGTGATCTTGTATTCTTTGCTATATTCAGGGAATTAACACAGAAGCCAAGGGACTCAATGTCCTCCGATACACTCATCATTATCGTGGGTCCGACCGCATCCGGGAAGAGCCGCCTCGCGCTATTCCTTGCTCAGAGATTGAATGCCGAGATCATCAGCGTCGACTCCATCCAGGTCTACCGCAGGCTGAACATCGGAACGGCAAAACCGGATATAAATGTGCTAAAGCAGATCCCCCATCACATGATAGATGTGGCAGAGCCAGGGGATGATTTTTCCCTGGGCCATTTTGTGAGGAGCGCAGAGAGGATCATCCAGGAGATCTGGAAGAGGAGAAAATTGCCGCTTCTTGTTGGCGGGACGGGACTCTATCTCCGGGGACTCCTCAAGGGGATCTTCGAGGCACCAGCAAGAGATGAAGAGATCAGGAAATCACTCAGAATGCTGGCGGAAGAGAAGGGGATAGAGCACCTTCATTCTCTACTACATGAAGTTGACCCCGCGAGCGCTCGGAGGATATCCGGGCACGATTCTCAGAGGATCATAAGGGCTCTCGAACTGCACCGGAAGACGAAGAAAACGATGAGCGAGCTGATCCAGGAGAAAAGTTTTGGGCAGGATCGATACGCGAGTGTCAAAGTGGGAGTCAATACTAAAAGGGCCAGGCTTTACAGGAATATCGAAGAGAGGGTTGAGGAATTTTATAAGAATGGTCTTGTTGAAGAAGTGCGGTCCCTTCTGGAATCAGGCGTCGATCCGGAATGCAAGGCTTTTAATGCAGTCGGCTATCGTGAGACCGTATCCTATCTAAGGGGAGAAATTGATCGCGATAAGATGATCGCACTGGTGAAAAGAAACACGAAGAGATTTGCAAAGCGACAGATGACCTGGTTCCGCAAGGAAGAGAACATTCAATGGTTTTTTTACGAGAATGATGTCTCCGAAACATCAGCAGAGATCCTTGATTTCATAAAGGGGAAGCTGCGCAATAAATATTTACAAAATCAAAAAGTGTAGTATAATCAGGAAAAATTTCCAGGATGGAGGTTAGATGAGCAACGAAGGCATAAGCATACAGAATGATTTTTTCAATCAGGCAAGGAAAGAAAAGCTGAGAATAACCGTCTTTCTGAACAATGGAAATAAGATCACGGGGAGAATCAAAAGTTTCGATAAGTTCACTCTCATCCTGGATGGAGAAAATGGGGAGCAAATGGTCTTTAAACATGCCATCTCGACGATCACGACGACAAAACGCCCCTCTTCCAAAAACGAACAGTAGAAGCCGGATACCAGCCGACGGTCAGCGCCTGAAGATCCCCTTGCCCCCTTCTTTTTCCTGCTGTTGCTGCGATAGCTCTCTGATCCGGTTCTGAAGCCTTTCAATCTTTCCTTCTAACTCTGTCCTTATTATGTTGATTTGCTCCTTGAGCCGCTCGTTTTCCTCCCTGAGCCGGCTGCTTTCCCCTTCGTAGCCTGACATCATCGAGGCCTTTCGGGACAGTTCCTCCTCGAGCATGGCAATCCTCTCATTCTTGGAAGCCATTTCCACTCGATGCTTCTCTTCCTGCTCCTCGTAGAGCTTTTTGATCTCCTGCAGTTCAAGGATTTTGGAGAAGTCTGAAAGAGATTCAACCATGGTCTCACCTCCGGATTCTGTCATCCGTTCTTTCGAAAAAAGATATTTCCTTAACATGAGGTCTAAATCCTCAGGGCTAATACTAGAGGAAAGAGCGGTTTCCAACGTGATGGCAGCGTTGAGGACGAGTGCGGCCAGTGACTGGTTCATCGTCTGCATCCTCAGGAAGGAAACGGAGTTCTCCATCTCCCGTTCGATCTCGACGATGTTTCCCTCTTCGATCAGTTTCTGGATGCGCGGTGTTGCCTTCATGATCTCCACGGCCGCGACCAGACCCTTGCCGTCTTTCCTCTCCACCAGGTTCAGTGAGATGACCCCCTTAAGTACCTGGCTGAGTTGCTGTCTTATCTGCCTGTGTTGATCGGGCGGGAAGGTGTCGATCAGGCGGTCGATTGTTTGCGCGGCGCTGTTCGTGTGGAGGGTGCTGAAGACGAGATGCCCGGTCTCGGCAGCAGTCAGAACGGTCGACATGGTTTCAACATCCCGCATTTCTCCCACCATGATGACGTCGGGGTCCTGCCGCAATGCATTCCTCAGGGCATCATGGAAACTCTTCGTGTCGCTCCCTACTTCTCTCTGAGTGACAGAGGCAAGGCTATCCCTGATCAGGAACTCAATAGGATCCTCGATTGTAACAATATGGACGGGTTGTGAGTCAGAGATAAGCTTCAAGAGGGAGGCAAGCGTCGAGGACTTTCCGGAGCCCGTTGGGCCAGTGACGAGGATGAGTCCCATTGGAAGAAACGCAAATTCTTTGATGACTTCCGGCAAGCCCCAGTCATCGGTTGTTGGGAAATCGATCGGGACTCTGCGGAAGACCGAGCTCAGCGTTCCCCTCTGGAAGTAAATGGAGGTCCTGAATCGGGAGACTCCGGGCAGGGAATAACCGAATTCGAGGTAGAGATTGTCCTCCAGAAAGCGTTTCTGCCTCTCTGTGAGGATTATGTACAACATTTCCTTGATCAGGTCGGGGATAAGGGGGTCTGTCTTAATGGGAACGAGCCTTCCTTTGATGCGGAGGAGTGGTGGCCTCATTGGCTTGATATGAAGATCCGAAGCACCCTGCCTCACCATGAATTTAAGAAGTTCATCGATGTTCATACCCTCTCATCTCGCTTCATCGATTCAAGATGCCAATTTCATTTTTCACTATTTTATAACCAAGTAAGGATGAAATAAAAGAAAATTTTGGTCGCCATACAAATGATTTGACTTGCTTTCTCTCTTATAATATAAATTAGAAAATTTTTGCAGAAATTAGATTCATTTATTTAGGATCGAAAAAATTGGGTATTACATTCAAGAGGATATTATCGAATCTGACGTTCGCGAATCAATTGACCTTTCTCCGCCTCATCCTGATCCCATTCCTCGTGATCTCCATTCTTAACAACAGGTTCGGGTTGGCTCTCTCACTCTTCATCTGGGCTGCCATGACGGATATCCTTGATGGACTTGTGGCAAGATACCTGAAGCAGAATACGGCCCTCGGCACGCTTCTCGATCCTATTGCCGACAAGCTGCTGATGACGATCTCCTTTATCATCCTCACTCTTCCCGATAATCCGCGTATCTTCCCGAAATTCGATATGGTGAACCATGTCCCACTCTGGCTCACCATCCTCATCATCTGGCGCGATATTATGATTGTAATAACCTGCTTCATGATCTATCTCATCTATCAGATCAAGAAGTTTCCCCCCACCTTCTGGGGAAAGATAACGACATTCTCTGAATCCATCACCGTGGGGCTCTTTCTTCTGTTCAACTGCGTGGAGCGCGAATCATCTGCGACCATCCCCGTTGCCGTATGGGTCACCTGCGGATTGATCGTTCTCTCCGGATTCCACTATCTTTACAGGACCAATCGCTTCATAAAAGAAGGCTTCAAATAGTTGCTCGCAATGATATTCCTGGCGACTGAACCCTTGAATTGACAGAAGTGGTGTTTTTATATAGATTTTGAATGCTATGGAAAAAGAGCTGAAAGAGTATTCGTTGCGGGTTCTGGAGTATGATGAGCTCAAGATGCTGCTCGCTTCCTATGCCCTGACGCCGATCGGCATGAAAAGGATAGGTCAACTGGAGCCGATCTTCGAAAAGAGCCTGATCCAGGAGGAATTGAACAGGGTAACAGAGGCGGTCCATTTCCATCACAGGGAAGGAGCCTTTCCCATTTCTAATGCTAAGGACCCCGAAGAGATAATCAAGAAACTGAAGATAGAGGATACCATACTGAATGGGCTCGAAGTCTATTCTCTTCTCTCGATTCTGAAGGCAGGCGTCCAGGTGAGGAAGCTGATCCCCAAACTCGGTAAGCTGAGCTACTATCTCCTCTCGAGATTTTTTTCGACTCTTCCGGAGCTTCAGTCCATCGTCAAAGAGATAGATGGCAATGTCACCGAAAAGGGAAATATAGAGAGTTCTGCCAGCAAGGAGCTCTATCAGATCCGGAAGAAGATCGCAAAGTTGAAGGAGAGGATCAAGGAGCGCCTGGATGAAATGATGTTCAAGCCGGGAGCAGACAGAATCATTCAGGATGAATACATCACAATCAGGAGCGGGCGGTATGTCATTCCCGTCAGAACGGATGCCCCATTCCCGGTGAAGGGAATCATTCACGGAACCTCATCTACCGGCCATACAATCTTCGTGGAGCCTATATCCACGGTCGATATGAACAACGAGATCATCAAATTGACGGAAGAGGAGACAGTGGAGATTGAGAAGATCCTGAAGAGGTACACATATCTCTTCAGAACTCACCTCGACGAGATCAAGATAACCGAACAGATCATCGCGGAAGTGGATCTGCTGAACGCCAGGGCAAAGTTTGCCATCGATTACCGGTGTACTTCTCCGGATATAGATTCCGGCGGCGTTCTCAGGCTTGTCGATGCACGGCACCCGCTTCTCGAGAAGTTCCTGCTTGGCTCCAGGGGAACGATAGTACCGATCAGCGCCGAACTCGGCGCCAGAGAAAGGGCTATGATCATCAGCGGACCCAACGCAGGAGGGAAAACAGTAGCGCTGAAGACGATCGGACTGCTGGTGCTAATGGCTCAATCGGGGATGCATGTCCCGGCCGAGGAGATGCAGCTTCCCATCTTCAAGCAGGTGCTCGCTGACATTGGAGACCAGCAGTCCATCTCCGCCAGCCTGAGTACATTCTCCGCTCACATCGATACTGTATCGAAGATGGCCAAAGCCGTCACCGATTCCTCGCTCATCCTCATCGATGAGATAGGAACGGGAACGGATCCGGCAGAAGGAACGGCGCTTGCCCTTTCCATCATCGAGTATTTCAAGAGAAAAGGTGCGCTCATCGCCGTCACGACACATCATGGTGGTCTGAAGATCTACGGATACAAAACGGAAGGTGTCCTCAACGCAGCGGTCGAGTTCGATGAGAAGACCTTCAAGCCCACTTACAGGCTGATCATGGGGGCGGCAGGAGCTTCGAGCGGGATCAACGTGGCGAGACAACTGGGGCTGGATGACGAGATTGTCGAGGGAGCAAAACGTTACATCGGCGAAGCGGCCGCCGAAGCCGAAGATTATCTGACGAAACTGCGCAGTCTCACCGTTTCCGTCGAAAAGAAAAAGTATGAACTCGAAGAGAGGATAAAGGAACTGGAAGCCGATCGGAAGAAGCTTGATGCAGACTTCAAGAAGAAAGAAGCGGAAACGAAGGAAAAATTCAACAAAGAGCTCTCCGCGCTGATCGCCCAGTTTCGGTCTGAAGCGGACATGCTTTTGGGCGACCTGAAGGAGAAAAGGGATCAGTTAAAGCTGGACAGGGAACGAATGAAGAAAGAGAAGCTACTCCGTGAGAAAATAGAATCGGCCTTTGTCAAGAAGAAATTTGAAGAGATGAAGCCTCTCTCGCTTGGGTCCATCAAAGCTGGGAGCCGGGTCCTCATCCAGTCACTCGGTCTGGAAGCGGTTGTGGAATCTGTACGGCCGGATGGAATGCTGGAAGTTTCTGTCGGAAAGAGGATCCTGAAGGTGGGAATGAATGACTGCGCCGTCGTTGGAGAGGCGCTACTCGAGGAGAACCGTGTGAAAAAGCCTCCAGAATCCGTCAGTGTGAGGATTGCCGAGAAGGCTATCTCGCGGGAGATCAACGTCATCGGAAAGAGGGTTGAAGAAGCTCTCGATGAGATTGATAAGTACTTGGATGATGCTTTTCTGGCGGGGCACCGTGAACTACGTGTGATCCATGGGATCGGAAAGGGAAGACTGAAACAGGCCATTCATGAGATGCTCAAAGATCATCCCCACGTCTCTTCCTACCGGACGGGAGCGCCGCAGGAAGGAGGCGATGGAGCCACCATCATTACCCTGAAAGATTGATTGAAAAAACTTTCTAAATCTTTCTGTTTCTGGGGTCATTGAAGTATTGAACCCATTTATCCACCTCTTCTTTCTCCAGCTTTGGCTCAAGCTTGCTCTTACGGAGAGTCTTTAAGCTTTCCATCTTTTTCCTGAATTGATGACACTTCATCACATTCGCCTTCAGATGCTTCGCCCTGTCTGTCAGGCTTTTGTCGGAGCTCACGAGGATGAAAGAGGCAGGATCAGGAGATTTACTGATGATTTTGAGGATCAGAGAATCGGCATCTTCCTTCTGTCCTGCGAAGAGGATCTCCAGCCCTCCCAGCGCTAGATGCTCGCGGCTCACATCCTCGTTGGGGAGGCCGTCAAATACGACGATGAGCGTTGCTTCCCTTTCCTTCTGGAAGACAAGAAGTTCTTTGATGAGAATCTTTCGGGAATGCGGGGACTTCAGGTTGATCTCTTTGGGATGCCCTATAAGGTTATTGCCATCAATAATGTATGGCATGCATGACTCTTACTGTATCATTTCTGTCCGCTGGTGTTCTTTTCCAATTCTTTCAACTCGAAAGCGACAATGGAGTTGTTGGGTTCCCATTCCAGAGCGCTCTTCAGCATGTTTCGGGCTTCTGGTATTTTACCACACTTCTTATAGAGGATACCTATCTCCAGATAAGCTTCCGCCAGCGTAGGATTCATTGTGATTGCTTTTTTAAGATTCTCTATTGCCATGGAGCGAAGACGTGGATTCTTTGCCTGTGTCATTCCAAGGAAGAAAAAATGTTCCCATCGCGTTGGGTCGAGAGAGACGGCATTCTCGAGGAATCTCAACGCTTCGGGGTATTTCTCTTGCATGTAAAGCTTCTTACCTTTGAAGAAGTTTCCCTTTGCCAGAGTTGGATTGTCCAGCTTCTCCGCGGCGTCGGCGGCTGGCTGCTCCGCCTCACCGAAGATCTCTTCTTCGTATCTTTTCCTTGTCTGCTCATTGGAGAGGGTGTTGTAAGCCTCGGTAATCCTTGCGAAGAGGCTCTCTATTAAAGGCCTGATCTCGCTCATCGATTCTTTCTGGAAGTGATCAGGGTGAATCTCGCGGGCAAGCTTGTAGTAACTGTTTTTCACCTCTTCCGCGCTGGAATGCCTCTGAACGCCAAGTAGCTGGAAGAAGTTGCTCCTGGCATGCTTTTCGTACAATTCGAAATAATGCTTCTTAGCCTCAACGTCCTCGTCCGACTCCTCTGCTGGCTGAGTCTCCGTCGGGGCCCCTGTTTCATGCGCCTTTGCTTCCGGAGCCGATGCAGCTTTATCTTTCAATTCCAGGATGCCGAGAAGGGCGAGAACTGTTAGATTTCTTAAAGTCTCTTCGGGAGGATCGGGGAAGATCCTCAGAATGTCCCTCAGTTTCGTAGTTCCGTCGATCAGCCGCAGGGTCCTCTTTTCGGGTTCATTCAGATCCGCGTTCTTCAGTTTCTCTTCCGCGGCAGGTGTGAATTGAGGATAACGAGTCTCTTTCCCGATGATGAGCTTGTATTCGATGACGGAGGCATGGTTCCTGTAATAATCCTGGACGAGAGATTTCGGCGATATCCGGGTTAGGGTTTTTCCAGTGAGGTTGGCTCTCCCTTCGGAGAACGCCATCATCCCGGCGATCTTGAAACAGGATGTCACGATTCTCGCGATGAGGTTTCTTGCTTCCATGGCCGCCTTCTCTTCCGAGATTAGCCCGGCGTTGATCAAACGATGCACCGTCTCTTCGGAGATTGAAGGCTCATGCATGAAGCTGACAGCATGGCTCTTGTCAATGATACCCGAATCAACCAGGTGATTGAGAAACCATTCAGTCCGGATATTGGAAACAGCGTGACAGATCTTCCCATCTTCGAAGCAGACAACCTTTTTGACCTTCTGAAATTCAACAGTGAGAATGCCGTTCTTCTTTGTTTCCTCAATTTCGAGGAGTTTTAAAGCGAATTTCCCCTCTTTGGATATTTCTAAAGCCATCATTCACCCTTCGATGACAGAAATTCTTTCCATGCTACAATGAGATCGTCGGCGGATACACCTGTGACCTGTGCCAGCGCATTTCCTATATCCGTTCCCCTCCCAAGCTCATCGAGGATAAGCAGAATGGCATGGAACGAATATCTCTTCTCGATAAAGGAAGTGAAGGAAAGAGATAAAGGATAATCCAGGTTCTCTGAAAGAGAATCGAAATCAGTCTCCCCGATCTTCTCCTTTATCGTTTTGAATAATGGAGCACCTTTCCCCTCGATGATCTGGGCGATTCCCTCGTGGAGCCATCTTGGGCAGTTCCCATTGGTCCGGGAGTAGATAAAGGCGTGGGCAAGCTCATGGAGAAGCATCTGTTTGGCTCTCCTTGTGAGAGTATCGAGACCCCCGACGGGTATCCTGATCTTTCCATCGAAGAGCCCTCCAACCCATTTCGGTGATTCCGTGATATCGTAGAAAGCCGTCTCTGGATAGAGGATAACGGAAATGGTCATCTGCGGATAATGACTGAATCTCAAGGCGAGATCGTTGTAACTCTCCTCGAGAAAGGCGATGATGTCGTCACCTATATGCGAATGCTTCTCCCCATCGAACATCAGCGTGAAGTGTGACCCATTAGACTTATGGTAACGTTCTGAGAGGATAAGCTCTTTCCTTGCCCTGTCGATCTTCTTCGAGATCTTCTCGTTGGGCTCAATCTGGATGGCTCTCTCCCATTCCGAGATTGCCTCCTGAATATCATCCATCATGTATCGAATCTCCCCCAGAATATCGTGGAGAAGAGGGTTATCGGGGTGTTCAAGCATAGCTTCATGGATGTAAGACTGCGCTTGCCTGTAATCTCCCGTCATCATGAGTGAGGATGCCATGTTTATCTTCGGAGGAAGAAATCCGGAGTCCTGCGCGATGGCTCTTGAGTAATAAGAGATGGCCATCTCGTAATTTTTATTGTCGAAGAAACGATTTCCGATTTTCGTGAATATCTCGGCGATCTGTAGCCTGACTTCTCCGTTGTCAGAAACCGTTCTGGCGATGAGATGGAGGTTTTGCGCCCGTCTGTCAAGTTCCTCGATCTCCTTCTGAAAGGAGCCTGGGTCAGCAGATGGAGATTTCGTTTCCTGGTTGTGATTCACTTCTCGCGACGAGATGATGTCGTCCTTCACGATCCTGGAGACTTCGCTTGCAGGAATCCCGTAGGTTCCCCCGTATCCGGTATACCTTAGCTCGCTTCCTTCATACCACCAGTTTCCGGTATGGATTTTCCCTCCATTCTTGAGGAAAATGGTATCAGCTAGGGCAAAGGCGGACACGACCAGGAGTAATAAGAGTAGAAAAGCTCTTCTTCTTTTTGACCTTCTCAAAGTTTCAGATTCGAGGCAATTCGCTTCAGGACGAGTCATTATAAGGAATACCTTTTCAAGATGATTCATTTTAAGATGATGCTTTCCCTCAGTTTAGATATAGAAGTGACCATCGGCCGGTTCCCTGTACCCGTGAAGTATTCGGGAATCTGCAACCTGCCTGCTTCTGCCTCGCTACGGCTCGTGTAGATTCCCATGCAGAGCTTGTAACAGGTCATCTCTTTGTATCTGCACTTCACGTAGAAAAGCTTATCTGTTCCTCTAACGTTCTTGAAGGCTCTTAAGATTGTCTGCCTCTGGCATGCGATAAGAAGCTGGATCGTGTAATCGTTCTGGACTTCACCGGAGGTCATTAATCTTCCCCATTCCCGGGCAGCCAGATCGATATTGCCTGAAATGTGAAACTCTCTCCCTCTTTTCAGCGGCGATGCTTCTTCGGATTTTTCTATTCGATCGCTGCTGATTCTTCTTTCCTTGCTTTCTGATTCACCTTTCTCGACTGAAGAATCGGGCTCGACAGCAAGAGTTTCCGGTTTCTCTCCTTCTTTTAAAGGTTCTTCGTATCTGGCGATTTCTTCGAGGATTGTCTGCTTAGCTTCCATCTTTGCCATCCGAGAACCAGGTGACGGGCTGGAGAATTTAAGGATGGCAGCGAAAACGATGATGGCTGCCGTGACGAACGATATGACCAGAGATGGGTAAAACCCGCGCATATCTTCTTTTTTCTTCTCGAATTCCACAGGTTCACCGGTCTTTCATCGAATAAAACTCTCTAAAAATATATATCCTGCTCCCTTAAAAATCTACTGAGTGATATTCTGTTATGAAAAGCTTGATGTTATGCTAAAATCTTTTCCAGTTAAGCTTCATGACCGACCGATAATTTGAGAATCGGGATTCCCTGAAATGAAGATAGAGAAAGCAGATTATGTCATCGTGGGCAGCGGGCTTGCAGGCCTCCGTGCCGCCATCCAGATCGCATCGGCTGGCTTTTCCGTCGCTCTCCTCATGAAAGATGGCCCCCTCGACAGCAGCAGCGAGCACGCTCAAGGAGGGATTGCCGCTGCTTTGAGCGACGAGGATGAGGTTGGGTTGCACTACGTGGATACGATCAACGCCGGCGACGGCCTCTCAAATGAGGAAGCCGTTCGGGTTATGGTCGAGGAAGGTCCAAAGTATATAACGGAACTGATCGAGTGGGGAACCGAGTTTGACAGGGAAGGAACGAGGCTCGCCTTCACTATGGAAGCTGCACACAGCAAAAGGAGAATTCTACACGCCCATGGAGATGCCACAGGGAGAGAGATCGTCAGAGCACTTCTGAAAAAAGCATCATTCTTCGAGAAGATAAAATTCTACCAGAGAACTTTTTCCATAGACCTCATCATCGAAAATGGAGCATGCATAGGTCTATATTTCATTGAGGAAGGGAATAGTGAGATCAGATCGATTCTCACAAAGGGGGTCCTCTTGGCGACCGGGGGAGCTGGAATGGTTTACAGGGAAACTACAAATCCACCACAGGCAACTGGGGATGGGATGGCCATCGCCTATCTGGCCGGCGCCGAGATGATGGACATGGAGTTCGTTCAGTTCCATCCGACCTCGCTCTATCTTCCCGACACTCCGAGATTCCTCCTCTCGGAATCACTGAGAGGAGAGGGGGCTTATCTGAGAAATATGGAATACAAGCGCTTCATGGAGGATTATCATCCAAAGAAGGAGCTCGCACCGAGAGACGTGGTCTCGCGGTCCATCATAATGGAGCTGGAAAAGACGAAGACATCCAGGATCTATCTTGACATCTCTCATCTTCCCGCGTCCTATCTGAGAGATAGATTCCCGAGAATATTCAACACATGCCTCACTTACGGCATTGACATATCGAAGGATTTGATCCCGGTACACCCGAGCGCTCATTACTTCATGGGTGGCGTTAAAACGGACCTCTGCGGAAGAACTTCTATAAGGGGACTATACGCGGCGGGTGAAGTTGCATGCACTGGAGTCCATGGAGCCAACCGGCTTGCGAGCAACTCGCTTCTTGAAGGGCTTGTCTTCGGCGCAAGAGCGGGTGAGACGATGCTAAAAGATTTGAAGGGAAAGGAGACGCCGGAAGGAACATCAGCGAAGCTTCATTCGCTTTCATTCGACGAAGCCGATGCCGGATCGGTCTTCACGAA
This is a stretch of genomic DNA from Acidobacteriota bacterium. It encodes these proteins:
- a CDS encoding tetratricopeptide repeat protein: MNHLEKVFLIMTRPEANCLESETLRRSKRRRAFLLLLLLVVSAFALADTIFLKNGGKIHTGNWWYEGSELRYTGYGGTYGIPASEVSRIVKDDIISSREVNHNQETKSPSADPGSFQKEIEELDRRAQNLHLIARTVSDNGEVRLQIAEIFTKIGNRFFDNKNYEMAISYYSRAIAQDSGFLPPKINMASSLMMTGDYRQAQSYIHEAMLEHPDNPLLHDILGEIRYMMDDIQEAISEWERAIQIEPNEKISKKIDRARKELILSERYHKSNGSHFTLMFDGEKHSHIGDDIIAFLEESYNDLALRFSHYPQMTISVILYPETAFYDITESPKWVGGLFDGKIRIPVGGLDTLTRRAKQMLLHELAHAFIYSRTNGNCPRWLHEGIAQIIEGKGAPLFKTIKEKIGETDFDSLSENLDYPLSLSFTSFIEKRYSFHAILLILDELGRGTDIGNALAQVTGVSADDLIVAWKEFLSSKGE
- the nadB gene encoding L-aspartate oxidase codes for the protein MKIEKADYVIVGSGLAGLRAAIQIASAGFSVALLMKDGPLDSSSEHAQGGIAAALSDEDEVGLHYVDTINAGDGLSNEEAVRVMVEEGPKYITELIEWGTEFDREGTRLAFTMEAAHSKRRILHAHGDATGREIVRALLKKASFFEKIKFYQRTFSIDLIIENGACIGLYFIEEGNSEIRSILTKGVLLATGGAGMVYRETTNPPQATGDGMAIAYLAGAEMMDMEFVQFHPTSLYLPDTPRFLLSESLRGEGAYLRNMEYKRFMEDYHPKKELAPRDVVSRSIIMELEKTKTSRIYLDISHLPASYLRDRFPRIFNTCLTYGIDISKDLIPVHPSAHYFMGGVKTDLCGRTSIRGLYAAGEVACTGVHGANRLASNSLLEGLVFGARAGETMLKDLKGKETPEGTSAKLHSLSFDEADAGSVFTNVRDCTWRKVGIIRNGERLKAAIEELDALGSQLRRTNMSRRGLEARNVLIVAKLIASAALKREESRGGHCRSDFPSRDDAHWKVHSIQRIDEPSYSTLKAQL